TTAAATTTTCTGAATATAAAACTCTTTTAATTTTTTAGATTCTTTTACTTCTTCTCTAACTTCCTCTTTAGATTCGCTCTTTACCGCTTTTGGCCAGATATGAAAACCTCCTTTTGCCATCGCTTGCGCCTGTCGAAGAACGTTTGGCGAAATATCAGCAAAAAAACTCAAATCTTCAGGATTATCCCAAAGACCCCAAATGCCATTTTCGTCAATATCTCCGGCATAATTAATAATATGCGTTGAATAGGTTTTAACCATTTTAAGTTTAAACTGCTCCAAATTATAAGAACCATTCCATCGAAACGGTGCAACATCATCAATTCCCGATCCGGAAATAATAGAATTTGCAAAACTCAATTCAATCGACATTTTGTGTTGGTGAGGCGAATTAGAATAACAATAAAATCCTTCCCATTCTCCGCTAGGCAAGAAATGATGTGTTTCGTTTTTGTCTTCTTTCATAATTATAGTTCTCGAATAAATATAACAATTGTTATTTTAATCTCTTCAATTCGTCATCGGTAAAGTTCTTGATTTCTTTTTCCTTGGCAAATTTTTCAGCATTATAATTTCCTGATTTATTCTTCGGAATCGATAAACTATCCCAACTGCTGTTTTTTAATTGTTTGGCATAAAAAACAATTTGTCCAACATGATAAGGATAATGTGCCAATTGACGATTTATGGCTTCAATAACCGTATGACCTTCGTTACGAATATATATAATGTCTGAAAGTTGTTCTGGTTTCAGACTATTTAAAGTATCAAGAAAAACATTCCAGCCTTTATTCCAAACTTCTAAAACTTCCTCTTTTGATTGTAAATCATTTTCAAATTCGGCATCACGATTGCGCCATTCTTTTTCACCATCCGAAGTTAGAAAATCTGTCCAGCGCGATAACATATTACCCGAAATGTGTTTTATAATTGTGGCAATACTATTTGTATCTTCATTAATTGCTACAAAAAGCTGTTCTGGTTCTAATTGATCCATTGCTTTTTCGCCTAACATTTTATAATACAAAAATTGCTTTTTAACGCTTTCTAAATAAGAAGTACTTGCATCCATAATTATATAATTTCGTTGAATTTACAGCTAAACAGAATTCATAACACTTAAAAAAAATATTAGTGCCGAAGTTTTTTAGACAATTTTAATGTCGTATTTATCTAAAAGGCCAACAATTCCATCATTAGAGAATTGAGCTTTTTTCATTGGATTAAATTCCGGATCAATTTTGTAATTGTATGCGGTTTTAAAATTAACAGCCGCCAATTGAGTATCATTAAAAATAGCTCCTTCTAAATTACAATTATCAAAAACCGAACTCGTTAAGTTAGTCCCTATAAAAGTTACTTCCCTTACGGAACAATTGATAAACTTGGTTTTCGGCATTTTTTTATTCGAAAAAATAGCATAATCCAAAGTG
This genomic window from Flavobacterium sp. 9 contains:
- a CDS encoding DUF1572 family protein; protein product: MDASTSYLESVKKQFLYYKMLGEKAMDQLEPEQLFVAINEDTNSIATIIKHISGNMLSRWTDFLTSDGEKEWRNRDAEFENDLQSKEEVLEVWNKGWNVFLDTLNSLKPEQLSDIIYIRNEGHTVIEAINRQLAHYPYHVGQIVFYAKQLKNSSWDSLSIPKNKSGNYNAEKFAKEKEIKNFTDDELKRLK
- a CDS encoding pentapeptide repeat-containing protein — translated: MESLIHIQKTFEKVAYIDKKINNREFEDCVFKNCDFSNSNFAYNTFLDCEFIDCNLSMTSLFSTSLKNVTFKNCKLLGIAFNECDDFLFQVYFEESTLDYAIFSNKKMPKTKFINCSVREVTFIGTNLTSSVFDNCNLEGAIFNDTQLAAVNFKTAYNYKIDPEFNPMKKAQFSNDGIVGLLDKYDIKIV